A genomic segment from Ruficoccus amylovorans encodes:
- a CDS encoding lactate utilization protein B, translated as MPTKTQQDIDRYARDLNPEVYTSVYGGTKATTEKRHDVLFHDYPDPDLLRRTAGEVKQHTLENLDTYLPKAEAALKANGAQVHFAADGDAANRIILEIMKANGAKSMVKSKSMVSEETGLGHFLEDNGMKCLETDLGEFIIQIDHDHPSHIVKPIAHKNRRDIAKSFEREGLGDYNDDPATITRRAREFLRGKYFEADVGLTGANFVSAESGRLAIVTNEGNARFCMAATPIHIGIVGIEKLIPHDRDLALFTSLIGRSGTGQHLTVYTQFINGPRRFGQPDGPEQMHVVFVDNKRTEVLASNCREILRCIRCGACLNVCPVYRQASGHAYRSVYPGPVGAVLSPLLAGTRFPELADLPKASSLCGACNEVCPVNIPIPDLLLRLRDKAKTEHAGRAMKGTPPMGMYGLLASQPHAWRAAMTMGAAMNLTPNAVMNIIPPAAAWNSCRQLPKWRGGKFRHWMKERGKN; from the coding sequence CTTTTCCACGACTACCCGGACCCGGACCTGCTGCGGCGTACGGCGGGCGAGGTCAAGCAGCACACGCTGGAAAACCTCGATACCTACCTGCCCAAGGCGGAGGCCGCGCTCAAGGCCAACGGGGCGCAGGTGCACTTCGCCGCCGACGGCGACGCCGCCAACCGCATCATCCTTGAGATCATGAAGGCCAACGGGGCCAAGAGCATGGTCAAGTCGAAGAGCATGGTCAGCGAGGAGACCGGCCTGGGCCACTTCCTCGAAGACAACGGCATGAAGTGCCTGGAAACCGACCTGGGCGAGTTCATCATCCAGATCGACCACGACCACCCGTCGCACATCGTCAAGCCCATTGCCCACAAGAACCGTCGCGACATTGCCAAGAGCTTCGAGCGCGAGGGGTTGGGCGACTACAATGACGACCCGGCCACCATCACCCGCCGGGCGCGCGAATTCCTGCGCGGCAAGTATTTCGAGGCCGATGTCGGCCTGACGGGCGCGAACTTCGTCTCCGCCGAGAGCGGACGGCTCGCCATCGTGACCAACGAGGGCAACGCCCGCTTCTGCATGGCCGCGACTCCGATCCACATCGGCATCGTCGGGATCGAAAAACTCATCCCGCACGACCGCGACCTGGCGCTGTTTACCTCGCTCATCGGACGCTCCGGCACCGGCCAGCACCTGACCGTTTACACGCAGTTCATCAACGGTCCCAGGCGCTTCGGCCAGCCCGATGGCCCCGAGCAGATGCACGTGGTTTTCGTCGATAACAAGCGCACGGAAGTGCTCGCTTCCAATTGCCGGGAAATCCTGCGCTGCATCCGCTGCGGCGCTTGCCTGAATGTCTGCCCGGTGTACCGGCAGGCCAGTGGCCACGCCTACCGCAGCGTCTATCCGGGACCGGTTGGCGCGGTGCTCAGCCCGCTGCTGGCGGGCACGCGCTTCCCAGAGCTGGCTGACCTGCCCAAGGCGTCCAGCCTCTGCGGCGCTTGCAACGAGGTCTGCCCGGTCAATATCCCGATCCCCGATCTGCTTCTGCGCCTGCGTGACAAGGCCAAGACCGAGCACGCGGGCCGGGCCATGAAGGGCACCCCGCCGATGGGGATGTACGGCCTGCTGGCTAGCCAGCCGCACGCCTGGCGCGCCGCCATGACGATGGGCGCGGCCATGAACCTGACCCCGAACGCCGTCATGAACATCATCCCTCCGGCGGCGGCCTGGAACTCCTGCCGCCAGCTCCCGAAGTGGCGCGGCGGCAAATTCCGCCACTGGATGAAAGAACGCGGCAAAAACTGA
- a CDS encoding LutC/YkgG family protein, whose product MQDDRELVMSRIREALAPLKERAQYPEYDPELPVCRAHPEFADDWELFSHKMKQVNGTPLKGLDALGQWLAQQGFKLGYCDPALVETVRAHPAFAGITLETTFERSRVDDYTFGITQASGAIAETGSIVLKDSETSSRLGALAPWTHIAILKRARLYPDSITAISHFGDDPSIIWATGPSKTADVEGILIEGVHGPGVQVCCLLD is encoded by the coding sequence ATGCAAGACGATCGCGAACTGGTCATGTCGAGAATCCGCGAGGCGCTGGCCCCGCTCAAGGAACGGGCGCAGTACCCCGAGTACGACCCGGAGCTTCCCGTGTGCCGGGCGCACCCGGAGTTCGCGGACGACTGGGAGCTTTTCAGCCATAAAATGAAGCAGGTCAACGGCACGCCGCTCAAGGGACTCGACGCCCTCGGCCAGTGGCTGGCACAGCAGGGCTTCAAACTCGGCTACTGCGACCCGGCGCTGGTCGAGACGGTCAGGGCGCATCCCGCTTTCGCCGGGATCACGCTGGAGACGACTTTCGAGCGCTCGCGGGTGGACGACTACACCTTTGGCATCACGCAGGCCTCGGGCGCCATCGCCGAGACCGGCAGCATCGTTCTCAAGGACAGCGAAACCTCGTCCCGCCTCGGCGCGCTCGCACCCTGGACACACATCGCGATCCTGAAGCGCGCGCGACTGTATCCGGATTCCATTACAGCGATCAGCCACTTCGGTGATGATCCGTCGATCATCTGGGCCACCGGCCCCTCAAAGACCGCCGATGTGGAGGGCATCCTCATCGAGGGTGTGCACGGTCCCGGTGTGCAGGTCTGCTGCCTGCTGGATTAA
- a CDS encoding class I SAM-dependent methyltransferase, producing MPSENTARFFDQKTSSVYDEKARKIAPVSENLHFLIRLTLADLPADARVLCVGTGTGTEILMLARDHPCWRFTGIEPSASMLALCREKLERENILERCELHNAYLSELDLDAGYDAVLCLLVTHFIRDNRERQQMFTQMAGLLKPGGTLINAEISFDTDAPQFASIIEPWKALHKLSGASAEQASQIEQTLREHVNVLPPAAIEDFLRASGLPTPVQFWQSLLIRAWYSRRPD from the coding sequence ATGCCTTCTGAAAACACCGCCAGGTTCTTCGATCAAAAGACCTCTTCCGTCTACGACGAAAAAGCGCGCAAGATAGCTCCGGTCAGCGAGAATCTTCACTTCCTCATCCGGCTGACGTTGGCGGACCTTCCCGCCGACGCCCGCGTGCTCTGCGTCGGAACCGGGACCGGGACGGAGATCCTGATGCTGGCCCGTGACCACCCCTGCTGGCGCTTCACCGGGATCGAGCCGTCTGCCTCAATGCTGGCTTTGTGCAGGGAAAAACTCGAACGAGAGAACATCCTCGAACGCTGCGAGCTGCACAACGCCTATCTCTCCGAGCTGGACCTCGATGCAGGGTACGACGCCGTGCTCTGCCTGCTCGTGACCCACTTCATCCGCGACAACCGGGAGCGTCAGCAAATGTTCACGCAAATGGCCGGATTGCTCAAGCCCGGCGGCACCCTCATCAACGCCGAGATAAGTTTCGATACGGACGCCCCGCAGTTCGCCAGCATCATTGAGCCCTGGAAGGCCCTGCACAAGCTCAGCGGCGCATCCGCCGAACAGGCCTCACAGATCGAGCAAACACTGCGCGAACACGTCAATGTGCTCCCACCGGCAGCCATCGAAGACTTCCTGCGTGCCAGCGGACTCCCCACGCCCGTTCAGTTCTGGCAATCGCTGCTCATCCGCGCCTGGTACTCACGGCGACCGGACTAG
- a CDS encoding TM2 domain-containing protein, whose translation MTDAVSSDVSGKKIAAGICGILLGAFGVHKFILGYTKEGIIMLLVSVISVGFLAWVVGIIGLIEGIIYLTRSDAEFAATYIEGKKGWF comes from the coding sequence ATGACAGACGCAGTATCTTCAGACGTATCCGGCAAGAAAATCGCCGCTGGCATCTGCGGCATCCTCCTGGGTGCCTTCGGGGTTCACAAGTTCATCCTCGGCTACACCAAGGAAGGGATCATCATGCTTCTGGTCAGCGTCATCTCCGTCGGCTTCCTCGCCTGGGTGGTGGGGATCATCGGCCTGATCGAAGGCATCATCTACCTGACCCGCAGCGACGCCGAATTTGCCGCCACCTACATCGAAGGCAAAAAAGGCTGGTTCTAG
- a CDS encoding DUF5362 family protein has protein sequence MEDYTITGGDGKEYGPVSAMTIREWAQQGRANAQTLVRRGSEPARPLGELPEFSDLFAGPKHTAPGPIKLGTPMASPASAMPAPTFPETTSHLGGGSNIQEAAVIALSEPLAKSGFWLKLMAVLQFLYAGIYIIGSFGIGIIFAWLPIWMGVLMWQAANRARDAALSGDLMTAITAQNKIKLLIIIMGVITLLSIVLALLFIVFIGVIGASSPNFLEEFRQQLEQNRY, from the coding sequence GTGGAAGACTACACCATCACTGGAGGAGACGGCAAAGAGTACGGCCCCGTCTCAGCAATGACCATCCGCGAATGGGCCCAGCAGGGCCGCGCAAATGCCCAGACGCTGGTGCGCCGGGGTTCGGAGCCCGCCCGCCCCTTGGGTGAGCTGCCGGAGTTCTCCGACCTCTTTGCCGGTCCGAAGCATACCGCCCCCGGCCCGATCAAGCTCGGTACGCCGATGGCCAGTCCGGCCAGTGCCATGCCTGCCCCCACCTTTCCCGAAACCACGAGCCACCTCGGTGGCGGCTCGAATATCCAGGAAGCGGCCGTCATCGCCCTGAGTGAACCGCTGGCCAAGTCCGGTTTCTGGTTGAAACTCATGGCCGTGCTCCAGTTCCTGTACGCGGGCATCTATATCATCGGAAGCTTCGGCATCGGGATCATTTTCGCCTGGTTGCCGATCTGGATGGGTGTGCTCATGTGGCAGGCCGCCAACCGCGCCCGCGACGCCGCCCTCAGCGGCGACCTGATGACCGCGATCACCGCGCAAAACAAGATCAAGCTGCTCATCATCATCATGGGGGTGATAACCCTGCTCTCGATCGTACTGGCCCTGCTCTTTATCGTCTTCATCGGCGTTATCGGTGCATCTTCGCCCAACTTTCTTGAGGAGTTCCGGCAACAGCTTGAGCAAAACCGCTACTAA
- a CDS encoding GntR family transcriptional regulator gives MSTFRPATLSDQIYRELQRRILRCELAPGERLVEKALCEELAVSRASLREALNRLAQDKLVTLKPNCGFSVTPITIESFRNVCELRRVVESQVAALAAERATPADIAQMRLSAVVDCAFDDKDAFAVYCESNRAFHQSIAECIDNLLLEDIVLAALDKDQQPIYYGIDISVCTRPLDVTAEHLAIVDAIEARDPARARDLMAQHIGKKEDRILDALKAKDIPA, from the coding sequence ATGAGTACCTTCAGACCGGCGACGCTGTCCGACCAGATCTACCGCGAGTTGCAGCGGCGCATCTTGCGCTGTGAGCTGGCTCCGGGGGAGCGTCTGGTCGAAAAGGCACTCTGCGAGGAGCTGGCCGTGTCGCGCGCCAGCCTGCGGGAGGCGCTTAACCGGTTGGCCCAGGACAAGCTCGTTACGCTCAAGCCCAACTGCGGCTTCAGCGTCACCCCGATCACGATTGAGAGCTTCCGCAACGTGTGCGAACTGCGGCGCGTGGTCGAGTCGCAGGTCGCGGCGCTGGCCGCCGAGCGCGCCACTCCCGCCGACATCGCGCAAATGCGCCTGAGCGCGGTGGTCGATTGCGCCTTCGACGACAAGGACGCCTTTGCGGTTTATTGTGAGAGCAACCGCGCCTTTCACCAGAGCATTGCCGAGTGCATCGACAACCTTCTGCTGGAGGACATCGTACTGGCCGCGCTCGACAAGGACCAGCAGCCCATTTACTACGGGATCGATATCTCGGTCTGCACGCGTCCGCTCGATGTGACCGCCGAGCACCTGGCTATCGTTGACGCTATCGAGGCCCGTGATCCGGCCCGTGCCCGCGACCTGATGGCCCAGCATATCGGTAAAAAAGAGGACCGCATCCTCGACGCCCTCAAAGCCAAAGACATCCCAGCATGA
- the nth gene encoding endonuclease III: MTKTERAAWIADELQRLFPQPKIPLDHKDPYTLLVAVLLSAQCTDVRVNQVTPLLFARADNPADMARVPVEEIQAIIRPCGLAPAKAKGISGLSKIIMEKHRGEVPRTLEELEALPGVGHKTASVVMVQAFGQPAFPVDTHIHRLAQRWELSSGKNVVQTERDLKRLFPEEKWHDLHLQIIYYGREVCPARGCDGLRCPVCQTCFPDRKRPRKRKPA; the protein is encoded by the coding sequence ATGACCAAGACCGAACGCGCCGCCTGGATCGCGGACGAGTTGCAGCGGCTTTTCCCGCAACCGAAAATCCCCCTCGACCACAAAGACCCGTACACACTGTTGGTAGCCGTGCTGCTTTCGGCACAATGCACCGACGTGCGGGTCAACCAGGTGACGCCGCTTCTTTTCGCCCGGGCGGACAACCCGGCAGACATGGCGCGTGTGCCAGTGGAGGAGATTCAGGCCATCATCCGCCCTTGCGGGCTGGCCCCGGCCAAGGCCAAGGGCATCAGCGGCCTTTCGAAGATTATTATGGAAAAACACCGGGGCGAGGTGCCCCGCACGCTGGAGGAGTTGGAGGCGCTGCCAGGGGTGGGGCACAAGACGGCCTCGGTCGTCATGGTACAGGCTTTCGGCCAGCCGGCCTTTCCCGTCGATACGCACATTCACCGCCTGGCCCAGCGCTGGGAGCTTTCCAGCGGAAAAAACGTCGTCCAGACCGAGCGCGACCTCAAGCGGCTTTTCCCGGAAGAGAAGTGGCACGACCTGCACTTGCAAATCATCTACTACGGGCGCGAAGTCTGCCCCGCCCGCGGTTGTGACGGGTTGCGTTGCCCGGTTTGCCAGACCTG